Within the Montipora foliosa isolate CH-2021 chromosome 11, ASM3666993v2, whole genome shotgun sequence genome, the region actcatttccattaCAATAATTGAGCACCAAGACACACAAACAGACACTTAAAGTTCCCTTCCTTTCACCAAGACTAATTTCCAAACAAACGCAAACAGCaccttggaaatggcctattggagaGACACAAACGAAAACTCAAGAAATATGAGAGAAATAGAATCTTTAATCGATAGCTCTTACAATGAAAGATTGCAGCCTTCTCTTGATGTTCATCGAGGACCCCGTTCAGCGTATGCAATACGACCTTGTTACTACATCCTACAAATTCTGGGCATGTGGAAACCGAGTGACGGAAAATTCGAATTCGCCTGGCGTGTCTATCGAATTTTCATCTTCATCGTTTGGTTTGCATGTCTGACAGCAATTATGTGTTTGGACTTTGTACACTACGGTTTTGACAAGACCAAGATTCATTTCAGAGAAATTATGAACAGTTGCTGTACTTGTCTGGTGTTCCTGTGTCCGTTCATCTTCTCTGTTTATTATTTAAACAGAGGCCAGTTTGTTGAGCTCGTTTTCAGCGTGCAGAACGTTTCACAAGTATGGCACAAAAAGCTGAGCCGAGTTGCAAAAGGATACACTTTTATGTCGCTTTGTCTGTGGAGTCTCTGTACTGCATTTCAAATTGTCCACTGGCTTCctttcttttcgaaaacttGGCATTACATATTTTACATAGCAGTGATTGTTTTCATCGCAGGTTGGTGGGCAACGTGGCTAAGTATCTATGGATTTGTTTGTCATGCTCACAGCCTACAAATTGATGCTGTTGTAGAGGAAATGAAGTCCATGGCATGCACATCAAGCTATATTCTTTACAGACACTCCATTATACTTTCCACTCTGGAAAGAACTCAAAAAGATTTTGGTGTTATAATCTCGTTAGCTCTGGCATACCATGCTTTTGATGTGatcattttcagttttgcttATTTCAATTCCGCCTTTGGCCAAGATTATCCTTTATGGCAGTTTATTGGAACAGTCATTTACGATTTAATTAGTATTATTGTCAAACTCTACCCTCCAGCTGTTGTTGCAGCTGCCTCCCACCGCATAGTCGTACAAGCTTGCAAGA harbors:
- the LOC137975443 gene encoding uncharacterized protein: MAYWRDTNENSRNMREIESLIDSSYNERLQPSLDVHRGPRSAYAIRPCYYILQILGMWKPSDGKFEFAWRVYRIFIFIVWFACLTAIMCLDFVHYGFDKTKIHFREIMNSCCTCLVFLCPFIFSVYYLNRGQFVELVFSVQNVSQVWHKKLSRVAKGYTFMSLCLWSLCTAFQIVHWLPFFSKTWHYIFYIAVIVFIAGWWATWLSIYGFVCHAHSLQIDAVVEEMKSMACTSSYILYRHSIILSTLERTQKDFGVIISLALAYHAFDVIIFSFAYFNSAFGQDYPLWQFIGTVIYDLISIIVKLYPPAVVAAASHRIVVQACKRCQAQITPTSTDLPSEDMQYWSLGDTL